A genomic region of Raphanus sativus cultivar WK10039 chromosome 6, ASM80110v3, whole genome shotgun sequence contains the following coding sequences:
- the LOC108806280 gene encoding pentatricopeptide repeat-containing protein At3g02330, mitochondrial-like yields MSENLRFLRMTRAVVSLHGSLTKKIVSYRRVPVFSYFTDFVKQVNSISTTNFSLVYKECAKQGAVEAGKQAHAHMILTGFRPTTFVLNCLLQVYTNSRDLLSASMLFDRMPLRDVVSWNTMINCYAKSKDMVKASYFFDLMPERDVVSWNSMLSGYLQNGESFKSVEVFVEMGREGVGFDCRTFAVILKACSCLEDNSLGMQIHGVVVRVGCDTDVVAASALLDMYAKCKRFDESVRVFRGIPEKNSVSWSAVIAGCVQNNLLSLALMFFKEMQKVGGGVSQSIYASVLRSCAALSELRLGGQLHAHALKSDFAADGIVRTATLDMYAKCDNMQDAQILFDKSENLNRQSYNAMITGYSQEEHGFKALLVFHRLMLSGLGFDEISLSGVFRACALVKGLSEGFQLYGLAVKSSLSLDVCVANAAIDMYGKCQALGEAFRVFDEMRRRDAVSWNAIIAAHEQNGKGYEMLSLFVSMLRSSIEPDEFTFGSVLKACAGGSLGYGLEIHSNVVKLGMASNSSVGCSLIDMYSKCGMIEEAEKIHSRLFLRGNITEEVEKMNNKRLQELRVSWNSIISGYVTKEQSEDAQMIFTRMMEMGIAPDKFTYATVLDTCANLASAGLGKQIHAQVIKKELHSDVYVCSTLVDMYSKCGDLNDSRLMFEKALKRDFVTWNAMISGYAHHGKGEEAIELFERMKLENIKPNHITFISILRACAHMGLVDKGLYYFHMMKTEYGLDPQLPHYSNMVDILGKSGKVEKALKLIREMPFEADDVIWRTLLGVCAIHRNNVEIAEEATAALLRLDPQDSSAYTLLSNVYADAGMWEKVSDLRRSMRRFKLKKEPGCSWVELKDELHVFFIADKAHPRWEEIYQEIGLIYSEMKSFDDSSLVPEVEVQEQGQWYCC; encoded by the coding sequence ATGTCGGAGAATCTCAGATTCTTGCGTATGACTAGAGCAGTGGTTTCTCTCCATGGTTCTCTAACAAAGAAAATAGTTTCATACCGAAGAGTTCCTGTCTTTTCTTATTTCACAGATTTCGTGAAACAAGTGAACTCAATCAGCACGACCAACTTTTCGTTAGTTTACAAAGAATGTGCGAAGCAAGGAGCGGTGGAGGCAGGCAAGCAAGCTCATGCCCACATGATACTAACTGGGTTCCGTCCCACTACCTTCGTGCTGAACTGTTTGCTGCAAGTCTACACAAATTCTAGAGATTTACTCTCTGCTTCCATGTTGTTCGATAGAATGCCGCTGAGAGATGTCGTCTCGTGGAACACAATGATTAATTGTTACGCGAAGAGTAAAGACATGGTAAAGGCCagttatttttttgatttgatGCCTGAGAGAGATGTTGTGTCGTGGAACTCGATGCTTTCCGGGTATTTGCAAAACGGGGAGAGTTTTAAATCCGTTGAGGTTTTCGTTGAGATGGGGAGAGAAGGTGTTGGGTTTGACTGTAGAACGTTTGCTGTTATCTTGAAAGCGTGTTCTTGTTTAGAGGATAACAGTTTAGGGATGCAGATTCATGGGGTTGTTGTTAGAGTGGGTTGTGATACTGATGTGGTTGCTGCGAGTGCGTTGTTGGATATGTACGCAAAGTGCAAGAGGTTTGACGAGTCGGTTAGAGTGTTTCGTGGTATTCCGGAGAAGAACTCTGTCTCTTGGAGTGCTGTGATCGCTGGCTGTGTTCAGAACAACTTGCTGTCCTTAGCTTTAATGTTTTTCAAGGAGATGCAGAAGGTGGGTGGTGGAGTGAGCCAGTCGATTTATGCTAGCGTCTTGAGGTCATGCGCTGCGTTGTCTGAGTTGAGGTTAGGTGGTCAGTTACATGCTCATGCGTTAAAGTCTGATTTTGCGGCAGACGGTATAGTGAGAACGGCGACTTTGGATATGTATGCAAAGTGTGATAATATGCAAGATGCTCAGATTCTGTTTGACAAGTCAGAGAATCTTAACCGACAGTCTTATAACGCGATGATTACTGGTTATTCTCAGGAAGAGCATGGTTTCAAGGCTCTGCTGGTGTTTCACCGGCTCATGTTATCTGGTCTTGGTTTCGACGAGATAAGTTTGTCAGGAGTCTTCAGGGCCTGCGCCTTGGTGAAAGGTCTTTCGGAGGGGTTTCAGCTTTACGGTTTGGCGGTGAAAAGCAGCTTGTCACTAGATGTCTGCGTTGCAAATGCTGCGATTGACATGTACGGGAAATGCCAAGCTCTGGGTGAAGCGTTTCGTGTATTCGATGAGATGAGGAGAAGAGATGCTGTGTCTTGGAATGCGATTATAGCAGCGCATGAGCAGAACGGGAAAGGATATGAGATGCTTTCTCTTTTCGTCTCAATGCTCCGCTCTAGTATCGAGCCTGATGAGTTTACTTTTGGAAGCGTGTTGAAAGCTTGCGCTGGTGGTTCTTTGGGTTACGGTTTGGAGATCCATTCCAACGTTGTTAAGTTAGGAATGGCTTCGAACTCCTCTGTTGGTTGCTCTTTGATCGATATGTATTCGAAGTGTGGAATGATAGAAGAGGCAGAGAAGATACATAGCCGGTTGTTTCTTCGAGGCAATATTACTGAAGAGGTTGAAAAGATGAACAACAAAAGACTACAAGAACTGCGTGTTTCTTGGAACTCAATCATTTCCGGATATGTAACGAAGGAACAGAGCGAAGATGCTCAGATGATTTTCACTCGGATGATGGAGATGGGCATAGCTCCTGACAAGTTCACTTACGCGACGGTTCTTGATACCTGCGCGAACCTAGCTTCAGCTGGATTAGGCAAACAGATTCATGCGCAGGTCATCAAGAAAGAACTGCACTCCGATGTGTATGTCTGCAGCACCCTCGTTGACATGTACTCGAAATGTGGAGATCTCAATGATTCAAGATTAATGTTCGAGAAGGCCTTGAAGAGAGACTTCGTGACGTGGAACGCCATGATCAGCGGGTATGCGCACCACGGGAAAGGAGAGGAAGCCATAGAGCTGTTTGAGAGAATGAAACTCGAAAACATCAAACCGAATCATATAACTTTCATATCGATACTCCGAGCTTGCGCTCACATGGGTCTAGTCGACAAAGGACTGTACTACTTCCACATGATGAAGACTGAATATGGCTTGGATCCTCAGCTACCTCATTACTCGAACATGGTGGATATCTTGGGAAAATCAGGAAAGGTTGAGAAAGCGTTGAAGCTTATTCGAGAGATGCCGTTTGAAGCAGACGATGTTATATGGAGGACGTTGTTAGGAGTCTGCGCGATACATAGAAACAATGTAGAGATTGCAGAGGAAGCAACAGCTGCTCTGTTGAGACTGGATCCACAAGACTCTTCGGCTTATACTCTTTTATCGAATGTGTACGCAGATGCAGGAATGTGGGAGAAGGTTTCAGATTTGAGGAGAAGTATGAGAAGGTTTAAGCTTAAGAAGGAGCCTGGTTGCAGTTGGGTTGAGCTCAAGGATGAGCTTCACGTGTTTTTCATTGCAGATAAGGCTCATCCTAGATGGGAAGAGATCTACCAAGAGATTGGTTTGATTTATAGTGAAATGAAATCGTTTGATGATTCTTCTTTGGTGCCTGAGGTTGAAGTACAAGAACAAGGCCAATGGTACTGCTGCTAA
- the LOC108812818 gene encoding probable galacturonosyltransferase 9 has translation MAVAFRGGRDGVGSGLRSFFTYRIFISALFSFLFLATFSVFLNSSRHHHPPHDHTLTSSLGRTFLALQSDPLKTRLDLIHKQATDHLTLVNAYAAYARKLKLDASKQLKLFEDLAINFSDLQSKPGLKPENNGNALEEDAFRVLEKEVKDRVKTARMMIVESKESYDTQLKIQKLKDTIFAVQEQLAKAKKNGAVASLISAKSVPKSLNCLAMRLVGERINNPDKYKDAPFDSAVEDPSLYHYAIFSDNVIAVSVVVRSVVMNAEEPWKHVFHVVTDRMNLAAMKVWFKMRPLDRGAHIEIKSVEEFKFLNSSYAPVLKQLESAKLHKFYFENRAENATNIKFKNPKYLSMLNHLRFYLPEMYPKLNKILFLDDDVVVQKDVTGLWKINLDGKVNGAVETCFGSFHRYGQYLNFTHPLIKERFNPNACAWAFGMNIFDLNAWRREKCTDQYHYWQNLNEDRSLWELGTLPPGLMTFYSKTKSLDKSWHVLGLGYNPGVSMDEIKKAAVIHYNGNMKPWLDIAMNQYKSLWTKYVDNEMEFVQMCNFGL, from the exons ATGGCAGTGGCCTTCCGTGGAGGCCGTGACGGAGTCGGATCCGGACTTCGGAGCTTCTTCACGTACCGGATCTTCATATCCGCCTTGTTCTCATTCCTCTTCCTCGCCACCTTCTCCGTCTTCCTCAACTCCTCTCGCCACCACCACCCTCCTCACGATCAC ACATTGACGAGTAGTTTAGGGAGGACGTTTCTGGCTTTACAATCGGATCCACTGAAAACTAGGTTAGATCTCATACACAAGCAAGCCACTGATCATCTCACGCTTGTGAACGCATACGCCGCTTACGCTAGGAAGCTCAAGCTCGACGCCTCGAAGCAGCTCAAGCTATTCGAAGATCTGGCGATCAACTTCTCCGATCTGCAGTCCAAACCTGGTTTGAAACCTGAAAACAACGGCAACGCTCTCGAGGAGGATGCGTTCAGGGTGCTTGAGAAAGAGGTGAAAGATAGGGTGAAGACGGCGAGGATGATGATCGTCGAGTCCAAAGAGAGTTACGATACGCAGCTCAAGATCCAGAAGCTGAAGGATACGATCTTCGCTGTTCAGGAACAGTTGGCGAAGGCGAAGAAGAACGGCGCCGTTGCGAGCTTGATCTCGGCTAAGTCGGTCCCCAAGAGTCTTAACTGTTTGGCTATGAGGCTTGTTGGGGAGAGGATCAATAATCCTGACAAGTATAAGGACGCTCCGTTTGATTCGGCTGTTGAGGATCCGAGTCTTTATCACTACGCGATTTTCTCTGATAATGTGATTGCTGTGTCGGTTGTGGTGAGATCGGTTGTGATGAACGCTGAGGAGCCGTGGAAGCATGTTTTTCATGTGGTGACCGATCGGATGAATCTTGCAGCCATGAAGGTGTGGTTTAAGATGCGTCCTTTGGACCGTGGTGCTCATATTGAGATTAAATCTGTGGAGGAGTTCAAGTTCTTGAACTCTTCTTATGCGCCGGTCTTGAAGCAGCTGGAGTCTGCCAAGTTGCACAAGTTCTACTTTGAGAACCGGGCGGAGAACGCGACTAACATCAAGTTCAAGAACCCCAAGTATCTCTCCATGCTGAACCATCTCAGGTTTTACTTGCCGGAGATGTATCCGAAGCTGAACAAGATCCTGTTCTTGGACGACGATGTTGTGGTGCAGAAAGACGTGACTGGGTTATGGAAAATCAACTTGGATGGAAAGGTGAATGGAGCTGTTGAGACATGCTTTGGCTCTTTTCATCGGTATGGTCAGTACCTGAATTTCACTCACCCTCTAATCAAAGAGAGGTTTAACCCCAATGCTTGTGCTTGGGCCTTTGGGATGAATATATTTGATCTCAACGCTTGGAGACGCGAGAAATGCACCGATCAATATCATTACTGGCAGAACTTG AATGAAGACAGAAGTCTCTGGGAATTGGGCACTCTGCCTCCGGGACTGATGACATTCTATTCAAAGACGAAATCACTGGACAAGTCCTGGCATGTGCTTGGGTTAGGCTACAACCCGGGAGTGAGCATGGATGAGATCAAGAAGGCAGCAGTGATCCATTACAATGGGAACATGAAACCATGGCTAGACATTGCTATGAACCAATACAAGTCTCTCTGGACTAAATACGTGGATAACGAAATGGAGTTTGTGCAGATGTGCAATTTTGGTCTCTAG
- the LOC108813573 gene encoding uncharacterized protein LOC108813573 gives MAEGGGDDPQRVKKIAAAAYDYDNDARWTDYWSNILIPPHMASRPEVVDHYKRKFYQRYMDPDLVVEPMSSNSSARPSATPATATNANEQQARSRNSGSVPRSTAPSATTGASPSSVRWDQQTIHFSVNAWVFVIAVLAVLPLVPKNLSSRAYRLSFMGTACSSLYSLYSLYGRPRAWNMQGMQVYFQSIVGAKDFIYFIYCLTFVTSHLCLKFALIPILCRALEQVAKFLRRNFTRSTIYRKYLEDPCVWVESNTTTLNILSSQAEIAIGFLLIISLLSWQRNFIQTFMYWQLLKLMYQAPVTAGYHQSNWSKIGRTVNPMIQRYAPFLNTPVTAVQRWWFR, from the exons ATGGCGGAAGGCGGCGGCGATGATCCCCAGCGAGTGAAGAAGATAGCGGCGGCAGCATACGACTACGATAACGACGCTCGGTGGACGGATTACTGGTCGAATATCCTGATCCCTCCTCACATGGCTTCTCGCCCCGAGGTTGTCGACCACTACAAGCGCAAATTCTACCAACGCTACATG gaTCCTGATCTTGTTGTGGAGCCTATGTCCTCGAATTCATCTGCAAGACCATCTGCTACTCCTGCAACTGCTACTAATGCAAATGAACAACAAGCTCGTTCACGGAACTCTG GATCGGTTCCTCGTAGTACTGCGCCGTCTGCTACGACTGGTGCAAGCCCAAGTTCAGTGCGCTGGGATCAGCAGACTATTCACTTCTCTGTCAATGCTTGG GTTTTCGTTATTGCTGTGCTGGCAGTGTTACCTCTAGTTCCAAAGAACCTCTCTAGTAGGGCTTATCGTCTATCTTTCATGGGAACTGCGTGCTCCTCTCTATATTCCTTGTACTCTCTTTACGGG AGGCCAAGGGCATGGAATATGCAAGGGATGCAAGTTTATTTTCAGTCAATTGTGGGAGCAAAGGATTTCATCTATTTCATCTACTGCCTTACATTTGTCACTTCACATCTCTGTCTCAAGT TTGCTTTGATTCCCATCTTGTGTCGAGCACTTGAACAAGTAGCCAAGTTCTTGAGACGTAACTTCACTCGCTCCACCATATACAG GAAGTACTTGGAAGACCCTTGTGTTTGGGTGGAGTCAAACACAACTACCCTCAACATCCTCTCATCGCAAGCTGAGATAGCCATTGGCTTCCTTCTGATTATCTCTCTGCTCTC ATGGCAACGCAACTTTATACAGACATTCATGTACTGGCAG CTATTGAAGCTGATGTATCAAGCACCGGTGACAGCAGGATACCACCAGAGCAATTGGAGCAAAATAGGGAGGACGGTGAATCCGATGATCCAACGTTACGCTCCCTTCTTGAATACTCCGGTGACTGCCGTTCAGAGATGGTGGTTCAGGTGA
- the LOC108813572 gene encoding FHA domain-containing protein At4g14490-like: protein MAPPLLKLSFVKGPKDGESLQYKPGSTIRIGRVVRGNEIAVKDAGVSTKHLRIVSDSENWIIHDLGSSNGTILNSETLDPDTPVNLRHGDVIKLGEYTSIVVNFETDAQVVEEEEEEEERKLPPRPRRNNRRFPVSDPDPVPIDSVQEKPKRRGRPPKNEKKVAITSEEEEAVPVEKGGKIRARRDNNKNAEDVQGLSLNSVKLEVEDTPKGVERVTRRSRQIRDVKCEDDVMEEKRRPSSRATRSTAKKEIGGDSFQELEIVLNQARKSRAKKKTVEQKVPEGVVEEMGGRNEDVGDEKGSSETSDKEDERVEEVDNESRKGAVVGEEDLDCGVREDGETENLQEEKDSKVEEGGVETSDGGCDEEEKAEQGMVDLEKIDLEKMTLGDWFEYMKVHLRKRIVDKTEKMIEDMRSKSLRVHHHIAEQKQAKGKGSVS, encoded by the coding sequence ATGGCTCCGCCACTGCTGAAGCTCTCGTTCGTCAAAGGTCCAAAAGATGGCGAATCTCTTCAGTACAAGCCCGGATCCACTATCCGCATCGGTCGAGTCGTTCGCGGCAACGAAATCGCCGTCAAAGACGCCGGAGTCTCCACCAAACACCTCCGAATCGTCTCCGACTCCGAGAACTGGATAATCCACGACCTCGGATCTTCCAACGGCACAATACTGAACTCGGAGACTCTCGATCCAGATACTCCCGTCAATCTCCGCCACGGAGACGTGATTAAGCTCGGTGAGTATACTTCCATTGTGGTGAACTTCGAGACTGATGCtcaggtggtggaggaggaggaggaggaggaggagcgtAAGCTTCCCCCGAGGCCGAGAAGGAATAACAGGCGCTTTCCTGTTTCGGATCCGGATCCGGTTCCGATAGACTCGGTTCAGGAGAAACCAAAGCGCAGGGGTAGGCCTCCGAAGAACGAAAAGAAAGTAGCTATTacgagtgaagaagaagaagctgttcCGGTGGAGAAAGGGGGAAAAATTAGGGCTCGGAGAGATAATAATAAGAATGCTGAGGATGTCCAGGGTTTGAGTTTGAATTCAGTAAAGTTGGAGGTTGAGGATACACCAAAGGGAGTGGAGAGAGTGACAAGGAGGAGCAGGCAGATCCGGGATGTGAAGTGTGAGGATGATGTTatggaggagaagagaagacCTTCTTCGAGGGCTACCAGGAGCACGGCGAAGAAAGAGATTGGTGGAGATTCTTTTCAGGAGCTGGAGATTGTCTTGAACCAAGCCCGGAAAAGCCGTGCAAAGAAGAAGACAGTTGAGCAGAAGGTGCCAGAGGGTGTTGTAGAAGAGATGGGAGGTAGAAATGAGGATGTTGGAGATGAGAAAGGGAGCAGTGAAACAAGTGATAAAGAAGATGAGAGGGTAGAGGAGGTGGATAATGAGTCAAGGAAGGGCGCAGTAGTAGGAGAAGAGGACCTGGACTGTGGTgttagagaagatggagagaCAGAGAACTTACAAGAGGAAAAAGACAGTAAGGTCGAGGAGGGTGGAGTTGAGACATCAGATGGTGGGTGTGACGAAGAAGAAAAGGCTGAGCAGGGAATGGTAGATTTAGAGAAGATAGATTTAGAGAAGATGACACTAGGAGACTGGTTTGAATACATGAAAGTACACCTGCGAAAACGGATAGTGGATAAGACAGAGAAGATGATAGAGGATATGAGAAGCAAATCTTTGAGAGTTCACCACCATATTGCAGAGCAGAAACAAGCTAAGGGAAAAGGGAGTGTGAGTTAG
- the LOC108811683 gene encoding uncharacterized protein LOC108811683, which translates to MATKPGPVTNLEEEAEDGGSTAVESSILTQDDETTSVFVCDDRDIDCDPYFPFAGHPISDSGSDSELDPYTCPIDFFDRESSEGVYLGSEGLTGDDFNVWGFYEPKEEEIVLGTRCESGSGSDQQGLRVTGLDSDSDYEDGVFDFTSGADEPGRVEVGAGLPPVWDYDLGDDETEEWEEVQNAINWTVRALSRSDEEEELSSQSRDDDEEEEHELDWQVLITINNVVNYIEQAEGITINPGDIDPSYYMYLASLGDGDADADVDDAILGHMFDNEAGIRGNPPAAKRVVEDLPVVKLTLEEGAMVCAVCKDEMVLEEEVKRLPCRHLYHGECITPWLGIRNTCPVCRFELPTDDLEYERHRRSQRSDTSLFLAG; encoded by the coding sequence ATGGCGACGAAGCCCGGTCCTGTAACCAACCTCGAAGAAGAGGCGGAGGACGGTGGTTCAACCGCCGTAGAAAGTTCTATTCTTACACAGGACGACGAGACTACGAGCGTATTCGTCTGCGACGACAGAGACATCGATTGCGATCCTTATTTCCCATTCGCAGGCCACCCGATTTCAGACTCCGGTTCGGATTCGGAGCTCGATCCGTACACCTGTCCCATCGATTTCTTCGATCGAGAGTCTTCCGAGGGGGTGTACTTAGGATCTGAAGGACTCACCGGCGATGATTTCAATGTATGGGGCTTTTACGAACCCAAGGAGGAGGAGATTGTCTTAGGGACTAGATGTGAGTCCGGATCCGGGTCGGATCAGCAAGGGCTTCGAGTGACCGGTCTCGATTCGGATTCCGATTACGAAGATGGCGTGTTCGATTTCACCTCCGGGGCAGATGAACCGGGTCGGGTCGAGGTTGGTGCGGGTCTTCCTCCTGTTTGGGACTACGACTTGGGTGATGATGAaactgaagaatgggaggaGGTGCAGAACGCTATTAACTGGACGGTTAGGGCTCTTAGTAGAtccgacgaagaagaagaattgtCTTCGCAATCAagggatgatgatgaagaagaagaacatgagCTTGACTGGCAGGTTTTGATAACTATCAACAACGTTGTTAATTACATCGAACAAGCTGAAGGTATCACGATCAATCCTGGCGATATCGACCCTAGCTATTACATGTATCTAGCTAGTTTGGGTGATGGTGATGCTGATGCTGATGTTGATGATGCTATTCTTGGGCACATGTTTGATAACGAAGCTGGGATCAGGGGGAATCCTCCGGCTGCCAAGAGGGTTGTTGAGGATCTTCCTGTTGTGAAACTTACATTGGAAGAAGGGGCCATGGTTTGTGCGGTCTGTAAAGATGAGATGGTGCTAGAGGAGGAAGTGAAGAGGCTTCCTTGTAGGCATTTGTATCATGGAGAGTGTATTACGCCTTGGCTGGGGATACGGAACACTTGTCCGGTTTGCCGGTTTGAGCTTCCTACTGATGATCTTGAGTATGAAAGGCATAGGAGATCACAAAGGAGTGACACCAGTCTTTTCCTTGCCGGGTAG
- the LOC108812819 gene encoding uncharacterized protein LOC108812819, with protein sequence MSSSIRRLSLTRRLSSVVESYQRHLCGVKDEGDWFNSREWWEGGHTVSQSSSSKGNGVVSVVSHPCSLPSRESWVETERWLEKRYKEIMGRRDDGDKYKILGYQWRSLRFNDDTRQSTVKVMAASTSLQPTSIFYMQQPHCLAVPYLKSMVSVGLTSLTASKYDMTSAAIGKKQMRILCVGHGGGSLPLFLANHILGAVVDIVEIDPVVISESVRSMGFPAFSVMTSTGKRALPTPHIIDQVMWRGIHERLFLYQSEAKEFILNNQNNNSSTYDMIFMDAYDGADIFPHTLWDPNSLFMKALSQRLHHEHGTLVVNLHSGADISEEGLTAGKYVTKVGKAYKKGLMEENERNGLVFACEVPWLCNVSLVVSRGMISNGRHRDKIKTSLMKSSLEVDKILRLPFSCLDYLKTGLAII encoded by the exons ATGAGCTCGTCGATTCGACGTTTATCGTTAACGCGGCGGTTGAGCAGCGTCGTCGAGTCCTATCAACGGCATCTCTGCGGCGTGAAGGACGAAGGAGACTGGTTCAACTCGCGGGAATGGTGGGAAGGAGGTCACACCGTTTCACAATCTTCTTCTAGCAAAGGGAACGGCGTCGTTTCTGTGGTCTCCCACCCTTGTTCTCTCCCT AGTAGAGAATCATGGGTAGAAACTGAAAGATGGCTAGAGAAGAGGTATAAGGAGATAATGGGAAGAAGAGACGACGGAGACAAGTACAAGATACTTGGTTATCAATGGAGATCACTTCGCTTCAACGATGATACTCGTCAAAGCACTGTCAAAGTCATGGCTGCTTCTACATCTTTGCAACCCACTTCCATTTTCTACATGCAACAGCCTCATTGCCTTGCTGTTccat ATTTGAAGAGCATGGTTTCAGTGGGATTGACTTCTCTTACAGCTTCAAAATATGATATGACGAGTGCAGCTATTGGGAAGAAACAAATGCGCATATTATGCGTTGGTCACGGTGGAGGAAGCTTACCCTTGTTTTTAGCTAATCATATTCTTG GTGCTGTTGTTGACATAGTTGAGATCGACCCAGTAGTTATATCAGAGTCGGTTCGATCTATGGGCTTCCCTGCATTCTCTGTCATGACATCAACCGGAAAACGTGCGTTACCAACTCCTCACATTATTGACCAAGTGATGTGGCGAGGTATCCATGAGAGACTCTTCCTCTACCAGTCGGAAGCTAAGGAATTCATTCTcaataaccaaaataataatagttcTACTTATGACATGATCTTCATGGATGCTTATGATGGAGCTGACATTTTTCCACATACTCTGTGGGATCCCAATTCTCTCTTCATGAAAGCTCTGAGCCAAAGACTTCACCATGAGCATGGAACTCTGGTGGTGAACCTTCACTCTGGTGCAGACATCTCAGAAGAAGGTTTAACAGCGGGAAAGTATGTTACCAAAGTCGGTAAAGCCTATAAAAAGGGTTTGATGGAGGAGAATGAGAGGAATGGATTGGTTTTTGCATGTGAAGTTCCATGGCTATGTAATGTGTCTCTGGTGGTGAGCAGAGGCATGATTTCAAATGGAAGACATAGAGACAAAATCAAGACCAGTCTCATGAAGTCTTCCTTAGAAGTAGACAAAATTCTTCGTCTTCCTTTCTCTTGCCTGGATTACCTGAAAACTGGTCTTGCTATCATATAA